The following are encoded together in the Citrobacter arsenatis genome:
- a CDS encoding cytochrome-c peroxidase, with protein MKIITRLTAIAIAGIAICYFGLSGYVWYHDNQRSKQADVQASTLEENNKVLGFLREKGCDYCHTPSAELPFYSSFPVAKQLMNYDIQLGYKSFNLEAVRAALVADKPVSQSDLNKIEWVMQYDTMPPTRYTALHWAGKVSDSERAEILGWIAKQREQYYASNDTAAQHRNEPVQPIPESIPTDARKVALGFTLYHDPRISGDSTISCAHCHALNAGGVDGRKTSIGVGGAVGPINAPTVFNSVFNVEQFWDGRAPTLQAQAGGPPLNPIEMASKSWDEIIQKLDKDPTLKQEFIAVYPQGFSGDNITDAIAEFEKTLITPNSPFDKWLRGDEAALTAQQKHGYQLFKDNKCATCHGGIILGGRSFEPLGLKKDFNFGEVTAADIGRMNVTNELRDKLRQKVPGLRNVALTAPYFHRGDVPTLDGAVKLMLRYQVGKELPQEDIDDIVAFLESLNGVYTPYMQGK; from the coding sequence ATGAAAATCATTACCCGTCTTACCGCGATAGCTATAGCTGGCATCGCGATTTGTTATTTTGGATTATCCGGTTATGTGTGGTATCACGATAATCAACGTAGCAAACAGGCTGATGTTCAGGCCTCTACGCTGGAAGAAAATAATAAAGTATTAGGGTTCTTACGCGAAAAAGGATGCGACTATTGTCACACGCCTTCGGCTGAATTACCTTTCTATTCTTCTTTTCCTGTCGCTAAGCAGTTGATGAATTACGATATTCAGCTGGGATACAAATCATTCAATCTTGAGGCCGTTCGTGCGGCGCTGGTTGCGGATAAACCCGTTTCGCAAAGCGACCTGAATAAAATTGAGTGGGTGATGCAGTACGACACCATGCCACCGACGCGTTATACCGCGCTGCACTGGGCTGGCAAGGTAAGCGATTCGGAGCGAGCTGAGATCCTGGGTTGGATTGCGAAACAGCGTGAGCAGTACTACGCCAGTAACGATACCGCCGCGCAGCATCGTAATGAACCTGTACAGCCGATACCGGAAAGCATCCCGACCGATGCCCGCAAAGTGGCGCTGGGCTTTACGCTTTATCATGACCCGCGCATTTCTGGCGACAGCACGATCTCTTGCGCGCACTGCCACGCCCTGAATGCGGGCGGCGTAGATGGTCGGAAAACGTCAATCGGCGTAGGCGGCGCGGTTGGCCCAATCAATGCGCCGACGGTATTTAACTCGGTCTTTAACGTGGAACAATTCTGGGATGGCCGCGCGCCAACGCTGCAGGCTCAGGCAGGCGGCCCACCGTTGAACCCCATCGAAATGGCGTCTAAATCCTGGGATGAAATTATCCAGAAACTGGATAAAGACCCGACCTTGAAGCAAGAGTTTATCGCCGTTTATCCGCAGGGATTCAGCGGAGACAATATTACCGATGCGATTGCTGAGTTTGAAAAAACGCTGATTACGCCAAATTCGCCGTTTGATAAATGGCTACGCGGTGATGAAGCGGCGTTAACTGCCCAGCAAAAGCATGGCTATCAGTTGTTTAAAGATAATAAGTGCGCGACCTGTCATGGCGGTATTATTTTAGGCGGGCGCTCATTTGAGCCACTGGGTTTGAAAAAGGACTTTAATTTCGGTGAGGTCACTGCCGCAGATATTGGCCGCATGAACGTCACCAATGAATTACGTGACAAACTGCGTCAGAAAGTCCCTGGTTTGCGTAACGTTGCATTGACCGCGCCTTATTTCCATCGCGGTGATGTGCCTACGCTCGACGGTGCGGTAAAACTGATGCTGCGTTATCAGGTAGGCAAAGAACTGCCGCAGGAAGATATCGACGATATCGTGGCATTTCTTGAGAGTCTGAACGGCGTATATACGCCGTATATGCAGGGTAAATAA
- a CDS encoding alpha,alpha-trehalase produces MLNQKLPHAPSEEMTIDIDLLYEMDPCELKLDEMIEAEPEPEMIEGLPASDALTPADRYLELFEHVQSSKLFADSKTFPDCAPKMDPLDILIRYRKVKRHRDFDLRRFVENHFWLPETPSSEYVSDPANSLKEHIDQLWPVLTREPQDHIPWSSLLALPQSYIVPGGRFSETYYWDSYFTMLGLAESGREDLLKCMADNFAWMIENYGHIPNGNRTYYLSRSQPPVFALMVELFEEDGVRGARRYLDHLKMEYAFWMDGADSLVLNQAYRHVIRMSDGSLLNRYWDDRDTPRDESWLEDVETAKHSGRPPNEVYRDLRAGAASGWDYSSRWLRDAGRLASIRTTQFIPIDLNAFLYKLESTIANISALKGDKETEALFRQKASDRRDAVNRYLWDDENGCYRDYDWRREQMALFSAASIVPLYVGMATHEQADRLANAVRSRLLTPGGILATEHETGEQWDKPNGWAPLQWMAIQGFKLYGDDHLGDEIARNWLKTVNLFYQEHHKLIEKYHIADAAPREGGGGEYPLQDGFGWTNGVVRRLIGLYGEP; encoded by the coding sequence ATGCTCAACCAGAAACTACCCCACGCCCCTTCTGAAGAAATGACGATCGACATCGATCTGCTTTATGAAATGGATCCGTGCGAGTTAAAGCTGGATGAAATGATTGAGGCAGAGCCTGAACCGGAGATGATTGAAGGGTTACCCGCCTCAGATGCGTTAACCCCCGCCGATCGTTACCTCGAGCTGTTCGAACACGTTCAGTCGTCAAAACTGTTTGCTGATAGCAAAACCTTCCCCGACTGTGCGCCCAAAATGGACCCGCTGGATATTTTGATCCGCTATCGCAAGGTTAAACGCCACCGCGACTTTGATCTACGACGCTTCGTCGAGAACCATTTCTGGCTCCCGGAAACCCCCTCCAGCGAATACGTTTCTGACCCGGCAAATTCGCTGAAAGAGCATATCGATCAACTGTGGCCGGTACTGACGCGCGAACCACAGGATCACATCCCCTGGTCCTCGCTGCTGGCGTTGCCGCAGTCATACATTGTGCCCGGCGGACGTTTTAGCGAAACCTACTACTGGGATTCCTACTTCACTATGCTGGGCCTGGCCGAGAGCGGTCGCGAAGATCTGCTGAAATGTATGGCGGATAACTTTGCCTGGATGATTGAAAACTATGGCCACATCCCGAACGGTAACCGTACTTACTACCTGAGTCGCTCGCAGCCACCGGTCTTTGCGCTGATGGTGGAACTGTTTGAAGAAGATGGCGTACGCGGCGCGCGTCGTTACCTTGATCATCTAAAAATGGAGTACGCGTTCTGGATGGATGGCGCGGACTCCCTGGTGCTCAACCAGGCCTACCGTCACGTGATCAGAATGTCTGACGGCTCTCTACTCAACCGCTATTGGGACGATCGTGATACGCCGCGCGATGAGTCATGGCTTGAAGACGTTGAAACCGCCAAGCATTCGGGTCGCCCACCCAATGAAGTGTATCGGGATTTGCGCGCGGGCGCGGCCTCCGGTTGGGATTACTCCTCGCGCTGGCTACGCGACGCGGGCCGCCTTGCCAGCATACGCACCACTCAGTTCATCCCGATTGACCTGAACGCGTTCCTCTACAAGCTGGAAAGCACAATCGCCAATATTTCCGCGCTGAAAGGCGACAAAGAAACGGAAGCGCTGTTTCGCCAGAAAGCCAGTGACCGCCGCGATGCGGTGAACCGCTATCTCTGGGACGATGAAAACGGCTGCTACCGTGATTACGACTGGCGACGCGAGCAAATGGCTCTGTTCTCTGCCGCCAGTATTGTGCCGCTGTATGTCGGCATGGCAACGCATGAACAAGCCGACCGACTTGCCAATGCGGTACGCAGTCGTCTACTCACTCCCGGCGGGATTTTAGCCACGGAGCATGAAACCGGTGAGCAGTGGGATAAACCCAACGGCTGGGCGCCGCTGCAGTGGATGGCGATCCAGGGATTCAAACTGTACGGCGACGACCATCTCGGGGATGAAATTGCCCGTAACTGGTTGAAAACGGTGAATCTCTTTTATCAGGAACACCACAAGCTTATCGAAAAATACCACATAGCCGATGCCGCCCCGCGCGAAGGCGGCGGCGGGGAGTATCCGCTGCAGGACGGCTTTGGCTGGACTAATGGCGTGGTACGCCGGCTCATCGGTCTGTATGGCGAACCCTAG
- a CDS encoding STY4199 family HEPN domain-containing protein: protein MTISALQATCTPFEHCLGIIRQASVEILLMLGVHVAEGKDPRWFLEQLDQARLNLGGWGVVARRLQMNDAQLSQFTLRLRHLQQSVPQYENGQDVSENQLISALRFVASLEQLRQQQPILKYQTEIAPVEPDAQMRAQRQLRAIELTLKSLIARVWPDQHPLNGFLKQHFGGERLRRWLKLAEGHDALDGMMFGELALMVVDKKLFVRHFSEVFNDTSVLMSFVEPRITLRMFLDDCRLARNCVIAQQPLTSVQLLLLNCQYRQITHSVQRAFEEQRTRINPASYLESDEAMVRQFWLTAKQKDELAGGDRQEIADSIDPPEKRAKRTAEEREQLISGMLWVAVGVMVLVISLGAFWLFTSSAPQASSGQSVEIVQEEPRRDAPSAREAVTRMGITWDAFNMRSAIDRNDIRVTSLFLQGGMDWKLAWTEQAFSAGNTEVLRLLLRYPSQMSESKPCRQFMTTLSHAMSNGASLTSLHKSYLQSFCSVPAVVARQQYDLEQAELRVRAQPSPENKKWQKIHAELYDAIN from the coding sequence ATGACCATTAGCGCGTTACAAGCGACATGTACACCATTCGAACATTGTTTGGGGATAATCCGCCAGGCTTCGGTAGAAATTTTGCTGATGCTCGGCGTACACGTAGCAGAAGGTAAAGATCCGCGCTGGTTTCTTGAGCAGCTTGATCAGGCGCGACTGAATCTGGGCGGCTGGGGAGTTGTCGCCAGACGATTGCAAATGAATGATGCGCAATTGAGCCAGTTCACTCTGCGGCTACGCCATCTTCAGCAGAGCGTTCCCCAATATGAAAATGGTCAGGATGTCAGTGAAAATCAACTGATTTCCGCGCTGCGCTTTGTCGCCTCTCTGGAGCAATTGCGCCAGCAACAGCCCATCCTGAAGTATCAAACCGAGATTGCACCTGTGGAGCCGGATGCGCAGATGCGCGCTCAGCGTCAACTCCGCGCAATAGAATTAACCCTCAAATCCCTGATCGCACGGGTATGGCCCGATCAGCATCCTCTCAACGGCTTCCTGAAACAGCACTTTGGTGGTGAACGCTTGCGTCGCTGGCTAAAGTTGGCGGAAGGGCATGATGCGCTGGACGGCATGATGTTTGGCGAACTGGCGTTGATGGTCGTCGATAAGAAATTATTCGTCCGGCATTTTAGCGAGGTTTTTAACGATACTTCGGTGCTGATGTCGTTTGTGGAGCCACGCATCACGCTGCGGATGTTCCTGGATGACTGCCGCCTTGCCCGTAACTGCGTTATCGCACAACAACCTTTAACCTCTGTACAACTGCTGTTGCTTAATTGTCAGTATCGGCAGATTACACACTCTGTGCAGCGAGCATTTGAAGAACAGCGTACGCGCATTAATCCTGCGTCGTATCTGGAGTCTGATGAGGCGATGGTTCGCCAGTTTTGGTTAACCGCAAAGCAAAAAGACGAGCTGGCGGGCGGTGATAGGCAGGAAATCGCAGACAGTATCGATCCGCCGGAGAAGCGAGCCAAGCGCACGGCGGAGGAACGGGAACAGCTGATTTCCGGCATGTTGTGGGTTGCGGTCGGCGTGATGGTGCTGGTGATCTCGCTGGGTGCGTTCTGGTTATTCACTTCTTCTGCGCCGCAGGCGTCTTCAGGCCAATCGGTTGAAATCGTACAGGAGGAACCACGGCGTGATGCGCCCAGCGCGCGGGAGGCGGTAACGCGGATGGGTATTACCTGGGATGCCTTTAACATGCGCTCGGCAATCGATCGCAACGACATCCGCGTAACGTCGCTGTTCCTGCAGGGTGGAATGGACTGGAAGTTAGCGTGGACGGAGCAGGCGTTTTCGGCGGGCAATACCGAGGTGTTGAGGTTGCTGCTGCGTTATCCTTCGCAGATGAGTGAGAGCAAACCATGCCGACAGTTTATGACTACGCTCAGCCATGCAATGTCGAATGGGGCGTCCCTAACTTCACTACATAAAAGTTATCTGCAAAGTTTTTGTTCGGTTCCGGCGGTCGTCGCGCGTCAGCAGTATGACCTTGAACAGGCCGAGCTGCGCGTTCGCGCCCAGCCAAGTCCGGAGAACAAAAAATGGCAGAAAATTCACGCCGAGCTGTACGATGCGATTAACTGA
- a CDS encoding GNAT family N-acetyltransferase, whose protein sequence is MPVLHTSRLICRPLQDDDWIFFLTLQQNSDVMRFVADARTQEEIRTAFDSRLPEWSPGSPHWLCLVLCDKASGAPLGVTGYIHENNECAEVGFLLAPEAQGKGYGAESLHAVCNFAFTHGGLRRLTACVTAGNEASRRLLEKVGFLHEGTLRESYWLHHTWHNDWIFGLLKHEYQPPTP, encoded by the coding sequence GTGCCTGTACTGCATACCTCGCGTCTCATCTGTCGCCCGCTGCAAGATGATGACTGGATATTCTTCTTAACGCTGCAGCAGAACTCAGATGTGATGCGCTTTGTCGCCGACGCGCGTACACAAGAGGAGATAAGGACAGCCTTTGACTCCCGCCTGCCAGAATGGTCGCCCGGCAGCCCGCACTGGCTGTGCCTGGTCCTGTGCGATAAGGCATCAGGAGCACCGCTGGGGGTCACTGGATATATTCACGAAAACAATGAATGTGCCGAGGTCGGCTTTCTGCTCGCCCCTGAAGCGCAGGGCAAAGGTTATGGTGCTGAATCTCTACACGCTGTTTGCAACTTCGCGTTTACCCACGGCGGCCTTCGTCGGCTGACGGCCTGCGTCACCGCTGGAAACGAAGCCTCACGACGTCTACTGGAAAAGGTGGGATTTCTTCACGAAGGCACGCTGCGTGAAAGCTACTGGTTGCATCACACCTGGCATAATGACTGGATTTTTGGCCTGTTAAAACATGAGTATCAGCCGCCAACGCCATAA
- a CDS encoding glycoside hydrolase family protein, with the protein MPLHSTHFTSACINFIKQWQGLSLEKYQDKKGIWVIGFGHEITADETFDSPITLMQAENLLLTDLNICEGFIHKEMPQIKDRFQQEAMMAWMLSVGITRFCTAGLWPGAISQPETL; encoded by the coding sequence ATGCCGCTTCATTCCACGCATTTCACATCAGCCTGCATCAACTTTATTAAGCAATGGCAGGGTCTTTCGCTGGAAAAGTATCAGGATAAAAAGGGAATATGGGTTATTGGTTTTGGGCATGAAATCACCGCAGATGAAACCTTTGATTCCCCAATAACGCTAATGCAGGCAGAAAATTTACTGCTCACGGATCTGAATATCTGCGAGGGATTCATCCATAAGGAAATGCCGCAAATAAAAGACAGGTTTCAACAGGAAGCGATGATGGCGTGGATGCTCAGCGTGGGAATAACCCGGTTTTGCACCGCAGGATTGTGGCCGGGTGCTATTTCACAGCCAGAAACGCTCTGA
- a CDS encoding response regulator transcription factor, whose product MQVIMFDRQSIFIHGMNVSLQERIPGVDVQGVSQADDLWLKLEDNPDALVMLDGDFDAEFCRSLLQQIAERFSTVKVLVTATDCRKKWLQEVTQLNVLAIVPRDSDAEIFTLALNSVAMGMLFIPRDCMTATESSGQNIRSLSARQREILTMLAAGESNKQIGRLLNISTGTVKAHLESLYQRLEVKNRTQAAMMLNDAI is encoded by the coding sequence ATGCAGGTAATAATGTTTGACAGGCAGTCAATATTTATTCATGGAATGAATGTAAGTTTGCAAGAGCGTATTCCAGGAGTGGATGTTCAGGGTGTCAGTCAAGCAGATGACCTTTGGCTGAAGCTTGAAGACAATCCTGATGCGTTGGTAATGCTGGATGGCGATTTTGACGCTGAGTTCTGCCGTAGCTTGCTTCAACAGATAGCAGAGCGCTTTTCGACGGTAAAAGTGCTGGTGACAGCAACGGATTGCCGTAAAAAATGGCTGCAGGAGGTCACGCAATTAAACGTGCTGGCTATTGTTCCACGCGACTCTGATGCGGAAATCTTCACGCTGGCTCTTAATAGCGTCGCGATGGGAATGTTGTTTATACCCAGAGATTGCATGACGGCTACCGAGAGTAGTGGGCAAAATATACGGTCGCTGAGTGCGCGCCAGCGAGAGATTTTAACAATGCTTGCCGCTGGAGAATCTAATAAACAAATTGGTCGATTGTTAAATATCAGCACCGGAACGGTGAAAGCGCATCTTGAATCGCTGTATCAGCGCCTCGAGGTAAAAAACCGAACGCAGGCGGCAATGATGTTAAACGACGCCATTTAA
- a CDS encoding EAL domain-containing protein, with protein MITTTLHNPTLISGANDLLARFLTHAPIKTLDTAIAQRQFRPVYQPIFDSQSGKIAGIEVLARWTHPRYGNIPPDVFIPLAEDHGLIASLTHQLIQEVIADLQHQLPLFTDGIYLNLNLSPENCLDPRFESDVVALMQKLAPGRVQLVIEITEKRPLHFTPQLSEWFASLRKSNIAVALDDFGTGYSNLCYLHALEPEFIKIDKLFVGQISEGGDTRIVDTLIELAKKMNLRVIAEGVETQVQADYLRLKNCDFLQGYYFCRPVSLADLIRVMRSAATFGVA; from the coding sequence ATGATAACCACAACCCTGCATAACCCGACATTAATCTCTGGTGCCAATGACTTACTGGCCCGTTTTCTAACACATGCGCCGATAAAAACGTTGGATACAGCCATTGCTCAGCGCCAGTTCAGGCCGGTGTATCAACCTATTTTTGACAGCCAGTCGGGTAAAATAGCAGGCATTGAGGTGCTCGCCAGATGGACGCATCCCCGGTATGGCAACATTCCTCCTGACGTCTTTATTCCTCTGGCGGAAGATCACGGTCTTATCGCCTCGCTGACGCATCAACTCATCCAGGAAGTGATTGCCGATCTGCAGCATCAGCTCCCTCTTTTCACCGATGGTATTTACCTTAATCTGAATCTGAGCCCCGAAAATTGCCTCGATCCGCGCTTTGAATCGGATGTCGTGGCGCTCATGCAAAAGCTTGCCCCAGGACGTGTTCAACTGGTTATCGAAATTACCGAAAAACGCCCTCTGCACTTTACCCCTCAGCTAAGTGAGTGGTTTGCCTCATTGAGGAAATCCAATATCGCCGTGGCGTTAGATGATTTCGGGACGGGGTATTCGAATCTGTGTTACCTCCACGCGCTGGAACCGGAGTTTATTAAGATAGACAAATTGTTTGTGGGTCAGATTAGTGAGGGTGGCGACACCCGTATTGTCGATACGCTCATTGAACTGGCGAAAAAGATGAATCTGCGGGTGATTGCTGAAGGTGTTGAAACTCAGGTTCAGGCTGACTATCTGCGCCTAAAAAACTGTGATTTTTTACAAGGGTATTATTTTTGCAGACCTGTTTCGCTGGCTGACCTGATAAGAGTGATGCGATCGGCCGCAACTTTCGGTGTTGCTTGA
- a CDS encoding methyl-accepting chemotaxis protein, whose amino-acid sequence MGIINRFTNLKVSKKLFFGFSIVLLVTLAILVSGLLGLANIQDKVQKNGYTTDLFNALSEVRLGRTNFQYTLDQKFLDQINAATRRMQGIAADMDTLSWSLEGKKALDDTVNAVNSYVASLDPFTKALSEKKISEQKLNTQGLCDNSELASKLSRNGSLDAQHALVAAQIAFIMSDIDSQMSLYKQHPTDELMNGIRKRLETAKSDTGQLLPIASEEQKVWLQSGLEDMQNVAAELVNYKSVWEQQAALSDTLTAKAMTLTQAIQTLFSMQQKKVTDTVESVQLQMGIVAVIGIALGVLLAMGITLSVTRPLNETLRVAELIAKGDLTSTLTSTRRDEPGLLMQAVSTMNNNLKNIIHDVRDGVDSVARSSSEIAAGNMDLSARTEQQSAAVVETAASMEELTSTVALNAENANHARLLADEASQNATEGSMISLKVIDTMKSVRDSSHRISEITTVINSIAFQTNILALNAAVEAARAGDQGKGFAVVAAEVRTLAQRSAQSAKEIENLINESVVYVDNGFQLVESAGDAMTKIETSVAQVRDIMNEIAAATDEQSRGISQIAQAMAEMDTTTQQNAALVEESSAAASSLEEQAVQLEKVVSIFRVSNDQNAFAQDRRVKGGNPARAATVMRPSSNDHDDWVKF is encoded by the coding sequence ATGGGCATAATTAACCGCTTTACCAATTTAAAAGTAAGTAAGAAATTATTTTTTGGATTTTCAATCGTCCTGCTCGTTACGCTTGCTATTCTGGTTTCGGGCTTGCTTGGTTTGGCTAATATCCAGGACAAAGTGCAAAAAAACGGATATACCACCGATCTGTTTAACGCGCTGTCCGAGGTCCGCCTGGGACGCACGAATTTTCAGTATACGCTGGACCAGAAATTCCTGGATCAAATCAATGCCGCCACCAGGCGCATGCAGGGTATTGCAGCTGATATGGACACGTTGTCCTGGTCCCTGGAAGGGAAAAAGGCGCTGGACGATACGGTAAATGCAGTCAATAGCTACGTTGCGAGCCTCGATCCGTTTACGAAAGCGCTTTCTGAAAAGAAAATCAGCGAACAGAAACTCAATACCCAGGGACTGTGCGACAACTCTGAGCTGGCCTCAAAGCTGAGTCGGAATGGCTCGCTGGATGCCCAACACGCGCTTGTTGCGGCCCAAATTGCATTTATTATGAGTGACATTGACTCACAGATGTCACTGTATAAACAGCATCCGACAGATGAGTTAATGAATGGGATCCGCAAACGTCTGGAGACGGCAAAGTCCGATACCGGGCAGCTGTTACCTATAGCTTCTGAAGAGCAAAAGGTCTGGTTGCAGTCCGGGCTAGAAGACATGCAGAACGTAGCGGCAGAGCTGGTCAATTATAAAAGCGTTTGGGAGCAACAGGCAGCACTCTCCGATACCTTGACTGCCAAAGCGATGACGTTGACCCAGGCGATCCAGACGTTATTTAGCATGCAGCAGAAAAAGGTCACCGATACGGTAGAGAGCGTGCAGCTGCAGATGGGCATCGTAGCCGTCATTGGTATCGCACTGGGCGTCCTGCTGGCAATGGGGATTACCTTATCTGTTACTCGTCCGCTGAACGAAACCCTGCGCGTGGCTGAGCTTATTGCCAAAGGCGATTTGACCAGCACGCTAACCAGTACGCGCCGTGATGAGCCTGGTCTGCTGATGCAGGCGGTTTCCACCATGAACAACAACCTGAAGAATATCATTCATGATGTTCGTGACGGTGTAGACAGTGTTGCGAGATCGTCTTCAGAAATTGCGGCGGGGAATATGGATTTATCGGCCCGCACTGAGCAACAGTCTGCCGCGGTGGTGGAAACTGCCGCCAGCATGGAAGAGCTTACCTCGACCGTCGCGCTGAACGCTGAAAATGCTAACCATGCGCGGCTACTGGCGGATGAAGCCTCCCAGAACGCGACGGAGGGAAGCATGATTTCGCTGAAGGTGATCGATACCATGAAGAGCGTGCGCGACAGTTCGCACCGTATTTCGGAAATCACCACCGTCATTAACAGCATTGCTTTCCAGACCAACATCCTGGCGCTCAATGCCGCGGTTGAAGCTGCCCGTGCTGGCGATCAGGGGAAAGGCTTTGCTGTGGTTGCGGCTGAAGTGCGTACCCTTGCCCAACGCAGCGCGCAGTCGGCGAAAGAAATTGAAAACCTGATCAATGAGTCTGTGGTGTATGTGGATAACGGTTTTCAACTGGTGGAGAGCGCGGGCGATGCGATGACCAAGATTGAGACTTCCGTGGCTCAGGTGCGCGACATCATGAATGAAATTGCCGCCGCGACCGACGAACAAAGCCGAGGGATTTCGCAGATTGCGCAAGCCATGGCTGAGATGGATACCACCACTCAACAAAACGCTGCTCTGGTTGAAGAGTCTTCGGCTGCGGCCAGTTCTTTGGAGGAGCAGGCCGTACAGCTGGAGAAAGTGGTATCGATCTTCCGTGTGTCGAACGATCAAAACGCATTCGCGCAAGACCGCCGGGTAAAAGGTGGGAACCCTGCCAGGGCGGCCACGGTGATGCGCCCTTCCTCTAACGACCATGACGACTGGGTCAAATTCTGA
- a CDS encoding winged helix-turn-helix domain-containing protein, producing MGYRLYGFMIGDEIHFDISNRRLYRLTDSHTEKSIAFASIYFNETMLRLFLYLLMNARSQPVTKEELFEKIWEAHNLSPSTQRLWQVLHNLNNKLGLLGLPRDFILNIRGRGYIINYPDVIPVYYRVSELPTHAVKKREKTDNLSE from the coding sequence ATGGGCTATCGTCTATATGGGTTTATGATCGGTGATGAAATTCATTTTGATATTTCTAATCGCCGGCTGTATCGGCTTACAGATAGCCATACCGAGAAAAGCATCGCTTTTGCGTCTATTTATTTTAATGAAACAATGTTAAGGCTTTTCCTGTATCTATTAATGAATGCCAGGAGCCAGCCAGTAACGAAAGAAGAATTATTCGAAAAGATCTGGGAGGCGCATAATCTAAGTCCCTCCACGCAAAGATTATGGCAGGTTCTGCACAATCTTAATAACAAACTTGGCCTGCTGGGGTTACCCAGGGATTTTATTCTTAATATAAGAGGGCGGGGTTATATCATCAATTATCCTGATGTCATCCCCGTTTATTATAGAGTGAGCGAACTCCCGACTCATGCCGTGAAAAAAAGGGAGAAGACAGATAACCTGAGTGAGTGA
- a CDS encoding winged helix-turn-helix domain-containing protein, with product MNKVFLINETIIFEPELRRLGPLASYPDRALTLHGPVNECLTQLLDHNGEVLTQRYLFSAVWEKQGAVVTTNALYQTISSIRKALKTAGLDDDVIKTLPKAGFKCIARVVAGERDDFLKPQKISADPVLIAPSTEQTEVFVKVATTSPTRFWPYWIAALLFILSCSMFYQTWKYDEPVFARYHPVGQLNGCNVFSSWYDRDKSQSAFEALSDRYTFRCHEGETAYLTLNHAQRGVTVLICDNNPQESATRCRSIYYKQQYNENE from the coding sequence ATGAATAAAGTGTTTCTGATAAATGAAACGATAATATTTGAACCGGAACTCCGCCGCCTTGGGCCATTAGCCAGCTACCCGGACCGGGCGTTAACCCTGCATGGCCCGGTCAATGAGTGTCTGACACAACTGCTTGATCACAATGGCGAAGTGCTTACCCAGCGTTATCTTTTCTCTGCCGTATGGGAAAAACAGGGAGCGGTAGTGACAACCAATGCGCTTTACCAAACGATCTCATCCATCCGCAAAGCGCTAAAAACGGCCGGTCTGGATGACGATGTGATAAAGACGCTGCCCAAAGCAGGTTTCAAGTGCATCGCCCGGGTTGTAGCAGGTGAACGAGACGATTTTCTCAAACCGCAGAAAATATCTGCCGACCCCGTATTAATCGCACCATCAACTGAACAAACTGAAGTATTTGTAAAAGTCGCAACAACATCACCAACGCGTTTTTGGCCGTACTGGATAGCTGCCCTGCTGTTTATTCTGTCCTGCAGCATGTTTTATCAGACATGGAAATATGATGAACCCGTTTTTGCCCGTTATCACCCTGTTGGTCAACTGAACGGATGCAATGTTTTCTCTTCCTGGTACGACCGGGACAAAAGCCAAAGCGCATTTGAGGCATTATCTGACCGCTATACGTTCAGATGCCATGAAGGTGAAACAGCATATTTAACGCTTAACCATGCTCAGCGTGGGGTAACGGTGTTGATTTGCGACAATAACCCACAAGAGAGCGCCACACGTTGCCGCTCCATTTATTACAAGCAGCAATACAATGAAAATGAATAA